A single Micromonospora sp. CCTCC AA 2012012 DNA region contains:
- a CDS encoding PP2C family protein-serine/threonine phosphatase, with protein MLFDVRTHPFQSGRGPLSPGSRAGLGAALALLALVSAAELADGRPAHYVALMVAAPFLAAALASWRVVLGVGALATLIGAAFALAEQTMSLVSAVNVAGIALATGIAAAVASVREGQAERIAELSKLAAVAQQAVLRPLGPQVGTLSVAGRYISSTATAEIGGDLYEAMDTPYGVRMIIGDVRGKGLDAVRLASIVLGSYRHVAYERADLRAVVTDLDRAVARNVGDEDFVTAALVEERGGTLTIVNCGHPAPLLLRRGAVIPLEPPAPAPPLGFMPVVRPRVERLEPGDRLLLFTDGLGEARRDGEFFPTADRAWRLLGHGTVGDGLASLETALVEWVHGRLDDDIALVLMEYTGSRPAPTAAVPSWEVGAAES; from the coding sequence ATGCTGTTCGATGTACGCACGCATCCCTTCCAGTCGGGCCGCGGCCCACTGAGCCCCGGATCCCGCGCCGGCCTCGGCGCGGCCCTCGCGCTGCTCGCGCTCGTCTCGGCGGCGGAACTCGCCGACGGCCGACCGGCGCACTACGTGGCGCTGATGGTGGCCGCACCCTTCCTCGCCGCCGCGCTCGCCTCGTGGCGGGTGGTGCTCGGGGTGGGCGCGCTGGCCACCCTGATCGGGGCCGCCTTCGCCCTCGCCGAGCAGACGATGTCGCTGGTCAGCGCGGTCAACGTCGCCGGCATCGCGTTGGCCACCGGGATCGCCGCGGCGGTCGCGTCGGTCCGGGAGGGGCAGGCGGAACGGATCGCCGAGCTGTCCAAGCTCGCCGCGGTGGCCCAGCAGGCGGTGCTCCGGCCGCTCGGCCCGCAGGTCGGCACCCTCTCGGTGGCCGGGCGGTACATCTCGTCGACGGCGACCGCCGAGATCGGCGGCGACCTGTACGAGGCGATGGACACCCCGTACGGCGTCCGCATGATCATCGGAGACGTCCGGGGCAAGGGTTTGGACGCGGTCCGGCTCGCCAGCATCGTGCTCGGTTCCTACCGGCACGTGGCGTACGAGCGGGCGGACCTGCGGGCGGTGGTGACGGACCTGGACCGCGCGGTGGCCCGCAACGTGGGTGACGAGGACTTCGTCACGGCGGCGCTGGTCGAGGAGCGGGGCGGCACGCTCACCATCGTCAACTGCGGACACCCGGCACCCCTGCTGCTGCGCCGGGGCGCGGTGATCCCGCTCGAACCGCCCGCCCCCGCCCCGCCGCTCGGGTTCATGCCGGTGGTCCGCCCCCGGGTGGAGCGGCTGGAGCCGGGCGACCGCCTGCTGCTCTTCACCGACGGACTGGGGGAGGCGCGCCGGGACGGCGAGTTCTTCCCGACGGCCGACCGGGCCTGGCGGCTGCTCGGTCACGGCACGGTCGGCGACGGGCTGGCGTCGCTGGAGACCGCGCTGGTCGAGTGGGTGCACGGCCGGCTGGACGACGACATCGCGCTGGTGCTGATGGAGTACACCGGGTCGCGGCCGGCCCCGACCGCCGCCGTGCCGAGCTGGGAGGTCGGCGCGGCGGAGAGCTGA
- a CDS encoding septal ring lytic transglycosylase RlpA family protein encodes MAGRHFRTRRFSSPAGIAATAAVGVALAVGGTVGAVQLTSGPAEPEAAVAEALPSTLAPSSASPSPSASVAPSLSPSPTATTASPSPKVTRTQAASRSKVRTASPRPSATAKKTAPAVKVVDSGSCGASFYDEGQMTANGETFNPDALTAAHKTLPFNTRVRVTNPANGKSVIVRINDRGPYVDGRCIDLSRAAFAAIASVDLGEVDVKYEVLG; translated from the coding sequence GTGGCTGGTAGGCACTTCCGTACCCGCAGATTCTCCTCGCCGGCCGGCATCGCGGCCACCGCCGCCGTCGGCGTGGCGCTCGCCGTCGGGGGGACCGTCGGTGCGGTCCAGCTGACCTCCGGCCCCGCCGAGCCCGAGGCGGCCGTCGCCGAGGCGCTGCCCAGCACCCTCGCCCCCAGCTCCGCGTCCCCCTCGCCCAGCGCGTCGGTCGCGCCGAGCCTCAGCCCCTCGCCGACGGCCACCACCGCCAGCCCCAGCCCGAAGGTGACCCGGACCCAGGCGGCGTCCCGGAGCAAGGTGCGGACCGCCAGCCCCCGGCCGAGCGCCACGGCGAAGAAGACCGCCCCGGCCGTCAAGGTCGTCGACAGCGGCTCCTGCGGCGCGTCCTTCTACGACGAGGGTCAGATGACCGCCAACGGGGAGACCTTCAACCCCGACGCGCTGACCGCCGCGCACAAGACGCTGCCCTTCAACACCCGGGTCCGGGTGACCAACCCGGCCAACGGCAAGTCGGTCATCGTCCGGATCAACGACCGCGGTCCGTACGTCGACGGCCGCTGCATCGACCTCTCCCGGGCCGCCTTCGCGGCCATCGCCTCCGTCGACCTCGGCGAGGTGGACGTGAAGTACGAGGTGCTCGGCTGA
- a CDS encoding phosphoribosyltransferase family protein, with product MLNDRLVELFRWVDPGPQAGHLVSDVSGWWRDPEVLAALGPALVAPFRPARPTVVLAPAVTGVLLGPLAATALGVGFVAAYKAGDGRLPAGAVTWAQSPPDFRGRRVTLGVRDRHLGPGDRVLLVDDWVATGAQLRALHDICARRGAEVVGTAAVVADCPPEVATELRVHALVDAARFPA from the coding sequence GTGCTGAACGATCGTCTGGTCGAGCTGTTCCGCTGGGTCGACCCGGGCCCGCAGGCCGGTCACCTGGTCAGCGACGTCTCGGGCTGGTGGCGCGACCCGGAGGTGCTGGCCGCGCTCGGGCCCGCCCTGGTGGCGCCCTTCCGACCGGCCCGCCCGACGGTGGTGCTCGCCCCGGCGGTCACCGGCGTGCTGCTCGGCCCGCTCGCCGCGACCGCCCTCGGGGTGGGCTTCGTGGCGGCGTACAAGGCCGGTGACGGGCGACTGCCGGCCGGGGCGGTGACCTGGGCGCAGAGCCCGCCCGACTTCCGGGGCCGGCGGGTCACCCTCGGCGTCCGGGACCGGCACCTCGGCCCCGGGGACCGGGTGCTGCTGGTGGACGACTGGGTGGCCACCGGCGCGCAACTGCGCGCCCTGCACGACATCTGCGCGCGGCGCGGCGCCGAGGTCGTGGGCACCGCCGCCGTGGTCGCCGACTGCCCACCCGAGGTCGCCACCGAACTCCGGGTCCACGCCCTGGTCGACGCCGCCCGGTTCCCGGCCTGA
- a CDS encoding alpha/beta hydrolase, with amino-acid sequence MADRRAVLVPGRGYDTRGPLFAYLGEALRRRGFGTHEVTWQVPHDLGGDRAAPWVAEQVTPALGTRTDLLVGKSLGSFAAPLAAERGLRAVWLTPLLHRADVTDALGRAAEPFLLVGGTADSLWDGREARRLTPHVLEIPDADHSLLVPGPLARSAEVLGRVCTAVEEFVG; translated from the coding sequence ATGGCGGATCGGCGCGCGGTGCTCGTTCCGGGCCGGGGGTACGACACCCGGGGCCCGCTCTTCGCCTATCTGGGTGAGGCGCTGCGTCGGCGCGGCTTCGGCACCCACGAGGTGACCTGGCAGGTGCCCCACGACCTCGGCGGCGACCGGGCCGCCCCCTGGGTGGCCGAGCAGGTGACCCCGGCGCTCGGTACGCGGACCGACCTGCTGGTCGGCAAGTCGCTCGGCTCGTTCGCCGCCCCGCTGGCCGCCGAGCGCGGGCTGCGCGCGGTCTGGCTCACGCCGCTGCTGCACCGGGCCGACGTGACCGACGCGCTGGGCCGGGCGGCGGAGCCGTTCCTGCTGGTCGGTGGCACGGCCGACTCACTCTGGGACGGCCGGGAGGCCCGCCGGCTCACCCCGCACGTGCTGGAGATCCCCGACGCGGATCATTCCCTGCTCGTGCCCGGCCCGCTGGCGCGCTCGGCCGAGGTGCTGGGCCGCGTCTGCACCGCAGTGGAGGAGTTCGTCGGCTGA
- a CDS encoding ASCH domain-containing protein, which produces MWPRIGGLRTLALGTPGELRASLNTLVLTGVKTATAGLTTEYAEENEELEQVGERLALVDDHDALVGVVEVTGVEVVRFADVPWDFARSEGEGDRSIEEWREGHSGYWARQGTPVTDDTEIVCIRFRLVSTGDAVTTGDLST; this is translated from the coding sequence ATGTGGCCTCGGATCGGTGGACTCCGCACGCTCGCCCTCGGCACGCCCGGCGAGCTGCGCGCCTCCCTCAACACCCTCGTGCTGACCGGCGTGAAGACGGCGACCGCCGGCCTGACCACCGAGTACGCCGAGGAGAACGAGGAGCTGGAGCAGGTCGGCGAACGGCTCGCCCTGGTCGACGACCACGACGCGCTCGTCGGCGTGGTCGAGGTGACCGGGGTCGAGGTGGTCCGGTTCGCCGACGTCCCGTGGGACTTCGCCCGCTCCGAGGGGGAGGGTGACCGCTCCATCGAGGAGTGGCGGGAGGGCCATTCCGGCTACTGGGCCCGGCAGGGCACCCCGGTCACCGACGACACCGAGATCGTCTGCATCCGGTTCCGCCTGGTCTCCACCGGCGACGCCGTCACCACCGGCGACCTCAGCACCTGA
- a CDS encoding LLM class flavin-dependent oxidoreductase, with product MRIGIVILPDQRWSDAQRRWRQVDEWGFDHAWTYDHLGWRDLVDGPWFDSVTTLAAAATVTSRIRLGTLVASPNFRHPAAFARQVTALDDVSGGRLLLGLGAGGIGFDATVLGGETLPPRQRVDRFAEFTELLDEILRGDGTTWRGDWFAAVDARSNPGCVQQPRVPFVLAANGPRSMRLVARFGQGWVTTGAEADDVEGWWSTVAEISARLDETLDKVGRDPATLDRYLSLDSAPVFSLSSADFFADQVDRAARLGFTDVVTHWPRASSWYAGDEAILVDVATRLLPELRRA from the coding sequence ATGCGGATTGGCATCGTGATCCTCCCCGACCAGCGCTGGTCCGACGCGCAGCGCCGCTGGCGGCAGGTCGACGAGTGGGGCTTCGACCACGCCTGGACGTACGACCACCTGGGCTGGCGGGACCTGGTCGACGGTCCCTGGTTCGACTCGGTGACGACGCTGGCCGCCGCCGCGACGGTCACCTCTCGGATCCGGCTGGGCACCCTGGTCGCCTCGCCCAACTTCCGGCATCCGGCCGCCTTCGCCCGGCAGGTGACCGCGCTGGACGACGTGTCCGGCGGCCGGCTGCTGCTGGGGCTCGGGGCCGGCGGCATCGGCTTCGACGCGACGGTGCTCGGCGGGGAGACCCTGCCGCCCCGGCAGCGGGTGGACCGGTTCGCGGAGTTCACCGAGCTGCTCGACGAGATCCTGCGCGGGGACGGGACCACCTGGCGCGGCGACTGGTTCGCGGCGGTGGACGCCCGCAGCAACCCCGGCTGCGTGCAGCAGCCCCGGGTGCCGTTCGTGCTGGCCGCCAACGGTCCGCGTTCGATGCGGTTGGTGGCGCGCTTCGGGCAGGGCTGGGTGACCACGGGTGCCGAGGCCGACGACGTCGAGGGCTGGTGGTCGACGGTGGCGGAGATCTCCGCCCGGCTGGACGAGACGCTCGACAAGGTGGGGCGCGACCCGGCCACCCTCGACCGCTACCTCTCCCTCGACTCGGCCCCCGTCTTCTCGCTGAGCAGCGCGGACTTCTTCGCCGACCAGGTCGACCGGGCCGCCCGGCTGGGCTTCACCGACGTCGTCACCCACTGGCCCCGAGCCAGCAGCTGGTACGCCGGCGACGAGGCGATCCTGGTCGACGTCGCCACCCGCCTCCTGCCGGAGCTGCGTCGCGCCTGA
- a CDS encoding NUDIX domain-containing protein yields MRVEAEIRALVESLTPVDALEVRHRAECLAWLATTDDIFRREKPRTPSPHLVAYFLLRDAADGSVLLVDHRLAGRWLPSGGHVEPGEHPADTVRREMVEELGVPAVFAPEFGERPAFLTVTETVGPPQERHTDVSLWFVLSGSRDQKLVPDAGEFRSVRWWTPQEVTGAEPGRLEPHLGRMLAKVST; encoded by the coding sequence ATGCGGGTGGAGGCGGAGATCCGGGCGCTGGTCGAGTCGTTGACGCCGGTGGACGCGCTGGAGGTGCGGCACCGGGCGGAGTGCCTGGCCTGGCTGGCCACGACCGACGACATCTTCCGGCGGGAGAAGCCGCGCACCCCCTCGCCGCACCTGGTGGCCTATTTCCTGCTGCGCGACGCGGCGGACGGCAGCGTGCTGCTGGTCGACCACCGCCTGGCCGGGAGATGGCTGCCCAGTGGCGGTCACGTCGAGCCGGGCGAGCACCCCGCCGACACCGTACGCCGGGAGATGGTGGAGGAGCTGGGCGTGCCGGCCGTCTTCGCGCCGGAGTTCGGCGAGCGTCCGGCCTTCCTCACGGTGACGGAGACGGTCGGGCCGCCGCAGGAGCGGCACACCGACGTGAGTCTCTGGTTCGTGCTCAGCGGCAGCCGCGACCAGAAGCTGGTCCCGGACGCCGGTGAGTTCCGCAGCGTCCGGTGGTGGACGCCGCAGGAGGTGACCGGCGCGGAGCCGGGAAGGCTCGAACCGCACCTGGGTCGCATGCTGGCCAAGGTGTCCACCTGA
- a CDS encoding LysR family transcriptional regulator yields the protein MLERHEIETFLTLAEELHFGRTAERLRVTTGRISHVIKKLERRIGAPLFERTSRVVRLTPIGARLADDLRPLVAGIEDAVRRAVESGRGVTGELRVAFLGEWTAPVLLRAVSLFTERHPDCAVHVHEAQLANTRSSLLDGSIDVLLASYPFDGMACGPALIAEDRVLAVAAGHPLAGAESVSLEVLADHPVIQYPAVTSDGFKRDRTPDRTPAGRPVPKGPAGATFSEMLSLVALGRGVLPVGAHTRRYYPRPDVAYVPIHDAPPIRRGPVWRETNTTHRVREFVRAAVDANPSPTG from the coding sequence TTGCTGGAGCGGCACGAGATCGAGACCTTCCTGACCCTCGCGGAGGAGCTGCACTTCGGACGGACCGCCGAGCGGCTGCGGGTCACCACCGGCCGGATCAGTCACGTCATCAAGAAGCTGGAACGCCGGATCGGCGCGCCGCTCTTCGAACGCACCAGCCGGGTGGTCCGGTTGACCCCGATCGGGGCACGCCTCGCCGACGACCTGCGCCCATTGGTGGCCGGCATCGAGGACGCCGTCCGGCGGGCCGTCGAGTCCGGGCGGGGTGTCACCGGCGAGCTGCGGGTGGCGTTCCTCGGCGAGTGGACGGCACCGGTGCTGCTCCGGGCGGTCAGCCTCTTCACCGAGCGGCACCCGGACTGCGCGGTGCACGTCCACGAGGCGCAGCTCGCGAATACCCGGTCGAGCCTGCTGGACGGCTCGATCGACGTGCTCCTCGCGTCGTACCCCTTCGACGGCATGGCGTGCGGCCCGGCGCTGATCGCGGAGGACCGGGTCCTCGCGGTGGCCGCGGGTCACCCCTTGGCCGGTGCCGAATCGGTCTCGCTGGAGGTGCTGGCCGACCATCCGGTGATCCAGTATCCGGCGGTGACCTCCGACGGGTTCAAGCGTGACCGTACGCCGGATCGGACGCCCGCCGGGCGGCCGGTGCCGAAGGGCCCGGCGGGCGCCACCTTCTCCGAGATGCTCTCCCTGGTGGCGCTGGGCAGGGGTGTGCTGCCGGTGGGTGCGCACACCCGGCGGTACTACCCGCGCCCGGACGTGGCCTACGTGCCGATCCACGACGCGCCGCCGATCCGGCGCGGTCCGGTGTGGCGGGAGACCAACACCACCCATCGGGTACGCGAGTTCGTCCGCGCCGCGGTCGACGCGAATCCGTCACCGACGGGCTGA
- a CDS encoding DUF1801 domain-containing protein — MSTLIGYLTSLDAPRREVAGKLCDVVDAALPEATAAMWHGHPTWSLGDRPGKVPLCLVKAYPAYVTFGLWRGQEVTDTSGRLTPGARRMASVRLRAVDEIDPTLFTDWLRQAYALENR; from the coding sequence ATGAGCACCCTGATCGGCTACCTGACCAGCCTCGACGCCCCCCGACGCGAGGTCGCCGGGAAGCTGTGCGACGTCGTCGACGCCGCCCTGCCCGAGGCCACCGCGGCGATGTGGCACGGCCACCCGACCTGGAGCCTGGGCGACCGGCCCGGCAAGGTGCCGCTCTGCCTGGTCAAGGCCTATCCGGCGTACGTCACCTTCGGCCTGTGGCGCGGCCAGGAGGTCACCGACACCTCCGGTCGACTCACCCCGGGTGCCCGACGGATGGCCTCGGTGAGACTCCGTGCGGTCGACGAGATCGACCCGACCCTCTTCACCGACTGGCTGCGGCAGGCGTACGCCCTGGAGAACCGGTGA
- a CDS encoding VOC family protein — MTGVRVTGFDHLVLTVADVERAIDFYCGTLGLEPVRVDQWQAGEVPFPSARVDSGTIIDLVRGDRAGANVDHLCLVVEPVDWQQVIDAGDFEVLVGPVPRFGARGSATSIYVRDPDGNTVELRWYPQDT, encoded by the coding sequence GTGACCGGCGTCCGGGTGACCGGCTTCGACCACCTGGTGCTCACCGTCGCCGACGTGGAGCGCGCGATCGACTTCTACTGCGGCACGCTCGGGTTGGAGCCGGTCCGGGTCGACCAGTGGCAGGCCGGTGAGGTCCCGTTCCCGTCGGCACGGGTCGACTCCGGCACCATCATCGACCTGGTACGCGGTGACCGGGCCGGCGCCAACGTGGACCACCTCTGCCTGGTGGTCGAGCCGGTGGACTGGCAGCAGGTCATCGACGCGGGGGACTTCGAGGTGCTGGTGGGGCCGGTGCCGAGGTTCGGGGCCCGGGGCAGCGCCACCTCGATCTACGTCCGCGACCCGGACGGCAACACCGTCGAACTCCGCTGGTATCCGCAGGACACCTGA